Proteins from one Pleuronectes platessa chromosome 16, fPlePla1.1, whole genome shotgun sequence genomic window:
- the LOC128458450 gene encoding sodium- and chloride-dependent GABA transporter 3: protein MESKMEKRDTWMKKREYILAVAGNVVGLGNVWRFPYLCYKNGGGVFLFPYLVFAVLCGFPLFLLETVIGQYTQEGAITCWTKICPLAKGIGYSINVIQVYATIYILILAWALLYLISSFRGTLPWATCSNPWNTDRCVELTSANRTALNNVNLTVNWTSGNLTKSSVSEFWERGVLSMSGGIDEVGTVKWELLLCLLACWVACYFCIWKGVRSTGKVVYVTAVFPYVMLAILLVRGLTLPGAWQGVVYYLYPDPSRLADLQVWMEACTQVLFSYGVGVGTLTTLGSYNKFKNNCYRDSLWLCLLNSCTSFIAGFAVFSALGFMAQAQGIPINMVVDSGPGLAFIAFPQAVAMMPLPQLWAACFFIMLIMMGLDTTFTGLETITSSVIDMFPGTMRRPWRREIFLLLLCSVCFILQILLTTQGGVYLFQLIDYYGANGACIICVSLIQCVAVGWVFGAERLCDAVEEMTGQRPLLLFKLCWRYFTPLICMVGLICSFVDYQPLTFGNYVYPDWAYHLGWAIALSSIIVIPIWAIGKICLTKGSLRHRLLVLCHPNSEHVGPKTNKENILRETEINPMSAPLHDMLL from the exons atggAGAGCAAAATGGAAAAGAGGGACACATGGATGAAGAAAAGGGAATATATTCTGGCAGTAGCAGGGAATGTTGTGGGCCTGGGCAATGTGTGGAGATTCCCATACCTGTGCTATAAGAATGGAGGAG GTGTCTTCCTGTTTCCTTATCTCGTCTTTGCTGTGCTGTGTGGTTTTCCACTCTTCCTGCTGGagactgtgattggtcagtaCACACAGGAGGGTGCCATCACCTGCTGGACTAAAATCTGCCCACTTGCAAAGG GAATTGGCTATTCTATCAACGTGATCCAGGTGTATGCCACCATCTACATCCTTATCCTGGCCTGGGCCCTCCTCTACCTTATCTCCTCTTTCAGAGGCACACTGCCCTGGGCTACCTGCAGCAATCCCTGGAACACAG ACAGATGTGTGGAACTCACATCTGCAAACAGGACTGCATTAAACAATGTCAACCTGACAGTAAACTGGACGTCTGGAAATCTCACCAAGTCTTCAGTCTCTGAGTTCTGGGA GAGAGGAGTGTTGTCCATGTCTGGAGGAATAGACGAGGTTGGCACAGTGAAATGGGAGCTGCTGTTGTGTCTCCTGGCCTGCTGGGTGGCCTGCTACTTCTGCATCTGGAAAGGTGTCCGCTCAACAGGAAAG GTGGTGTATGTCACGGCAGTGTTCCCCTATGTAATGTTGGCCATCTTGCTGGTCAGGGGCTTGACACTGCCAGGGGCTTGGCAGGGTGTGGTCTATTACCTTTATCCAGATCCTTCTCGTCTAGCAGACCTTCAG GTATGGATGGAAGCCTGCACTCAGGTCCTCTTCTCCTACGGTGTTGGAGTAGGGACACTAACCACATTGGGCAGCTACAATAAATTCAAGAACAACTGTTACAG ggacAGTCTGTGGTTGTGTCTGCTGAACAGTTGCACCAGTTTCATTGCTGGGTTTGCTGTCTTTTCTGCTCTGGGCTTTATGGCTCAGGCTCAGGGAATTCCCATCAACATGGTTGTTGATTCAG GGCCTGGGCTGGCGTTTATTGCATTTCCTCAAGCTGTGGCCATGATGCCCCTGCCTCAGTTGTGGGCTGCCTGCTTCTTCATCATGCTCATTATGATGGGGCTGGACACAACC TTTACAGGTTTGGAAACAATAACATCATCAGTGATTGACATGTTCCCAGGGACGATGCGCAGACCCTGGCGTAGAGaaatctttctcctcctcctctgctctgtctgcttCATCTTGCAAATCCTTCTCACCACTCAG gGAGGAGTCTATCTGTTCCAGCTGATTGATTACTATGGTGCTAATGGAGCATGTAtaatctgtgtgtctctgatccAGTGTGTAGCTGTTGGTTGGGTCTTTG GTGCTGAACGGTTGTGTGATGCAGTTGAGGAGATGACAGGACAGAGGCCGTTGCTTCTTTTCAAACTGTGTTGGcgttactttacaccactgATCTGCATG GTTGGCTTAATCTGCTCCTTTGTGGACTATCAGCCCCTGACATTTGGGAACTATGTGTATCCAGACTGGGCCTACCATCTGGGCTGGGCCATTGCACTCTCCTCTATAATTGTTATACCCATCTGGGCTATTGGCAAGATCTGCCTCACCAAGGGCTCCCTCAGACAT CGTCTGTTGGTCCTGTGTCATCCTAATAGTGAACATGTTGGTCCcaagacaaacaaagaaaatatcctGCGGGAAACTGAAATAAACCCAATGTCAGCTCCTCTCCATGATATGTTATTATGA